The following coding sequences lie in one Allochromatium vinosum DSM 180 genomic window:
- a CDS encoding TIGR03087 family PEP-CTERM/XrtA system glycosyltransferase has protein sequence MDDLLFLAHRIPYPPNKGDKIRSFHLLDYLSTRYRVHLGAFVDSPADLVHRDVVREYCASVWLGRLSPRRAKLRSLTGLLTGEALTLPYYRGSTLPAWIRDVTRDQAIRRVLVYSSAMAQFVIGPEFASMRRVIDFVDMDSDKWRQYSLSQRFPLSWIYRRESRRLLAFERTVATRFDTSLFISPQEAALFAQSSGVEPSSLRVLRNGVDTAYFSVDPARPSPFMTSGPHLVFTGAMDYWANVEGVEWFVESILPAIRHAIPGVEFHIVGMNPAPRVQGLARTPGVRVTGGVPDIRPYVQHASVVVVPLRIARGIQNKVLEAMSMARPVVATTQALEGIPATDGQNVRQADEPNAFARRVIEILTSEEGARLGGAARALIERDFVWKASLRQLDEVLNGD, from the coding sequence ATGGACGATCTGCTCTTTCTGGCGCATCGCATCCCCTATCCGCCCAACAAGGGCGACAAGATTCGCTCCTTCCATCTGCTCGACTATCTCAGTACGCGCTACCGCGTGCATCTTGGGGCTTTCGTCGATTCTCCGGCGGATCTCGTGCATCGCGATGTCGTGCGCGAGTATTGTGCCAGTGTCTGGCTCGGCCGCCTCTCGCCTCGGCGAGCCAAGCTGAGAAGCCTGACCGGACTGCTGACCGGCGAGGCGTTGACCCTGCCGTATTACCGTGGTTCGACGTTGCCGGCCTGGATTCGTGACGTCACGCGCGATCAAGCCATCCGGCGCGTGCTGGTCTATTCATCGGCCATGGCTCAATTCGTCATCGGGCCTGAGTTCGCGTCCATGCGACGGGTGATCGATTTCGTCGACATGGATTCGGACAAGTGGCGCCAGTACAGCCTCAGCCAGCGTTTTCCGCTGTCCTGGATCTATCGACGCGAATCCAGGCGGCTCCTGGCCTTCGAACGCACGGTAGCGACACGCTTCGATACCAGTCTTTTCATTTCGCCACAGGAAGCGGCGCTGTTTGCTCAAAGTTCCGGAGTGGAACCGTCTTCGCTCAGGGTCTTGCGCAACGGTGTGGATACGGCCTATTTCTCGGTAGACCCCGCGCGTCCATCGCCCTTCATGACGTCGGGACCGCATCTCGTCTTTACCGGCGCCATGGATTACTGGGCCAACGTCGAGGGCGTCGAATGGTTCGTCGAATCCATCCTGCCCGCGATTCGGCATGCCATTCCGGGAGTCGAGTTCCATATCGTCGGCATGAATCCGGCCCCGCGCGTCCAGGGGCTGGCGCGAACGCCGGGCGTGCGCGTCACGGGCGGCGTGCCCGACATCCGGCCCTATGTGCAGCATGCCTCGGTCGTGGTGGTGCCGTTGCGCATCGCGCGCGGCATTCAGAACAAGGTGCTGGAGGCCATGTCCATGGCGCGTCCGGTGGTGGCCACCACTCAGGCGCTGGAAGGCATCCCGGCTACGGACGGCCAGAATGTCCGGCAAGCCGATGAACCCAACGCGTTCGCTCGCCGCGTGATCGAGATTCTGACCAGCGAGGAGGGCGCACGTCTGGGAGGTGCGGCACGCGCGCTCATCGAGCGTGATTTCGTATGGAAGGCCAGTTTGCGCCAACTCGACGAGGTGCTGAACGGTGACTGA